The Nostoc sp. 'Lobaria pulmonaria (5183) cyanobiont' genome window below encodes:
- a CDS encoding histidine kinase, with product MLKHDYMQVSQDQPIYSEAPLQLLLFVDGRPKSRQQVQRIRAYLKELQAEYSFELQTIDVGQQPYLAEHFKLVATPALIKIHPEPRQVLAGSNIIAQLKNWWPRWQAAVDAYLKLQEDLQERIDDTVRATSPKSTIRSVAVSAELIRLSDEIFRLKQEKDNLQEQLQFKDRVIGMLAHDLRNPLTAAAIAIETLQSNYNLETGQFQRLKPSLTAHLLKQARNQTKIIDRMIADLLQVGRGKDTEFRILPQKVQLGKLCLDVLEELCDRYTAKSQEVETDIPNDLPYVYADPERIRQVLVNLLDNAIKYTPEGGKISIAGLHRTTQKVQFSIGDTGPGIPVENRNRIFENHFRLQRDEATEGYGIGLCLCQRIVLAHYGQIWVDSAPNNGAWFHFTLPVYPS from the coding sequence GTGCTGAAACACGATTACATGCAAGTTTCCCAGGATCAGCCTATTTATTCTGAGGCTCCACTCCAGCTGTTACTGTTTGTCGATGGACGCCCCAAGTCCCGTCAACAGGTACAGCGAATACGTGCTTACTTAAAAGAATTACAGGCTGAGTATAGTTTTGAACTTCAAACTATTGATGTTGGTCAACAACCTTACTTAGCAGAACACTTTAAGTTGGTAGCAACACCAGCTTTAATCAAAATTCACCCAGAACCACGACAGGTTTTGGCTGGGAGTAATATCATAGCGCAATTGAAAAACTGGTGGCCTCGCTGGCAAGCCGCTGTAGATGCCTATTTGAAATTACAGGAAGACTTACAAGAACGCATAGACGATACTGTTAGGGCGACATCACCCAAATCCACTATCCGTTCAGTTGCTGTTTCTGCCGAACTCATCCGACTCTCAGACGAGATTTTTCGCTTGAAACAGGAAAAAGATAACCTCCAAGAGCAGCTACAGTTTAAAGATCGGGTGATTGGGATGCTGGCACACGATCTCCGTAATCCGCTAACTGCTGCTGCGATCGCCATCGAAACTCTCCAATCTAATTACAATTTAGAGACAGGCCAATTTCAGCGCCTCAAACCATCCTTGACAGCGCATCTATTAAAACAAGCCCGTAATCAAACTAAGATCATCGATCGGATGATTGCCGACCTTTTGCAGGTAGGTCGTGGCAAAGATACAGAATTTCGTATACTACCACAAAAGGTACAGCTAGGTAAACTGTGCTTAGATGTACTAGAAGAATTGTGCGATCGCTACACCGCCAAATCCCAAGAGGTCGAAACAGATATTCCCAATGACTTACCTTATGTATATGCTGACCCAGAACGCATCCGACAAGTGCTAGTAAATCTGTTGGATAATGCCATCAAATACACCCCAGAAGGTGGCAAGATTAGCATCGCCGGATTGCACCGCACTACCCAAAAAGTTCAGTTTAGTATTGGCGATACTGGGCCTGGTATTCCTGTAGAGAATCGCAATCGCATCTTTGAAAACCACTTCCGCCTGCAACGGGATGAAGCTACAGAAGGTTACGGCATTGGCCTTTGTTTATGCCAACGTATTGTCTTAGCACATTATGGCCAAATTTGGGTAGACTCTGCCCCCAATAACGGAGCATGGTTTCACTTTACACTGCCAGTTTATCCTTCTTAG
- a CDS encoding GGDEF domain-containing response regulator: protein MSGISPSSGSEQRPLILVADDDKNIRVFLRKVMEKERYRVVEVNDGKQCLDAYQTIKPDIVLLDAVMPVMDGFTCCKHLRQIAKNNLKSAVETFDTDSTLNNTVISKIWEPSTPILMITCLDDEESVNRAFEAEATDYVTKPIHWPVLRQRLRGLLKQVHVYKQLEAANQALQHLANVDGLTELANRRRFDDYLNTQWINLIEKKSPLSMILCDIDFFKFYNDKYGHPAGDVCLQKVGAVLSLTAQKHQDLVARYGGEEFAVIMPYTPASGAVHIAEVIQAGIKDLQIVHDGSVVSEYVTLSMGVATVVPTWESSPSELIVLADKALYQAKAGGRDRFVSSS, encoded by the coding sequence ATGTCAGGCATAAGCCCATCTTCTGGTTCTGAGCAACGACCACTGATTCTAGTGGCTGATGATGACAAGAACATCCGAGTATTCTTGCGTAAAGTTATGGAAAAAGAACGTTATCGAGTGGTCGAGGTCAATGATGGTAAACAATGTTTAGATGCTTACCAGACTATCAAACCAGATATAGTTTTGCTAGATGCTGTAATGCCTGTGATGGATGGCTTTACCTGCTGTAAGCACTTGCGCCAGATTGCCAAAAATAATTTAAAATCAGCCGTTGAAACCTTTGATACTGACTCGACCCTTAACAATACTGTCATCTCCAAGATATGGGAACCCAGCACTCCTATATTGATGATCACATGCTTGGACGATGAGGAATCCGTAAACCGTGCTTTTGAGGCAGAGGCGACTGATTACGTCACTAAGCCAATTCACTGGCCTGTATTGCGCCAACGGTTGCGCGGACTGCTAAAGCAAGTGCACGTCTACAAACAATTAGAGGCAGCAAACCAAGCTTTACAGCACCTAGCCAATGTAGATGGCTTAACTGAGTTGGCAAATCGTCGCCGTTTTGACGATTATCTCAATACACAGTGGATTAATCTCATAGAAAAGAAATCTCCCTTGTCAATGATTTTGTGTGATATCGACTTTTTTAAATTTTATAATGATAAATATGGTCATCCCGCTGGGGATGTCTGTTTACAAAAGGTAGGTGCTGTCTTAAGTCTTACGGCACAAAAACATCAGGATTTAGTAGCGCGTTATGGTGGCGAAGAATTTGCTGTGATTATGCCATACACCCCTGCATCTGGTGCAGTTCACATTGCCGAAGTGATCCAAGCAGGAATCAAAGATTTGCAAATTGTTCATGACGGGTCTGTGGTGAGTGAGTATGTCACTCTCAGTATGGGCGTGGCAACTGTTGTCCCGACTTGGGAATCTTCACCTTCAGAGTTAATTGTACTGGCAGATAAAGCACTCTACCAAGCAAAGGCTGGAGGACGCGATCGCTTTGTCTCAAGTTCTTAA
- a CDS encoding chlororespiratory reduction protein 7, which produces MPDSLMYQQDNFVVLETNQPEQFMTQSELLEKLKTTLQQLIIQDLPPDLQKFDTVEAQAQYLLDTSCKLDISPEQYLQWYAVRLEK; this is translated from the coding sequence ATGCCAGACTCATTAATGTATCAGCAGGATAATTTTGTTGTTCTTGAAACAAATCAACCAGAACAATTTATGACACAATCAGAGTTATTAGAAAAGCTCAAAACAACTCTTCAACAACTCATAATTCAAGATTTGCCGCCTGACTTGCAAAAATTTGATACTGTGGAAGCTCAAGCACAATATTTACTTGACACTAGCTGCAAATTAGATATTAGCCCTGAGCAATATTTACAGTGGTACGCAGTTCGTTTAGAAAAGTAA
- a CDS encoding DUF2854 domain-containing protein has translation MLRQISLGTLGLTIGGILTIIGFVAYADNNATLNLVGFFYGIPLLLGGLALKANELKPVPFSQTTSPSALILRQQQATDTQNKIRKDITRYCYGQDAHLDTTLSFLGLSPTDQERPIVTGLRETEVNGSYALILEFDSQLIPIDVWQKKHEKMTNYFGPGLEIQITQPSENTIELALINTQKESLVSSQ, from the coding sequence ATGCTACGCCAAATCTCTTTAGGAACACTCGGTCTAACTATCGGCGGCATATTAACCATCATTGGCTTCGTCGCCTATGCTGATAATAATGCCACACTCAATCTTGTCGGATTTTTTTACGGGATTCCTCTATTATTGGGAGGACTGGCGCTAAAAGCTAATGAACTTAAGCCAGTACCATTTAGCCAAACTACGTCACCATCAGCATTGATACTGCGCCAGCAGCAAGCAACTGATACGCAAAATAAAATTCGCAAAGACATCACCCGATATTGCTACGGTCAAGATGCTCATCTAGATACAACACTTTCTTTTCTGGGTTTGAGTCCCACTGACCAGGAACGGCCAATAGTCACAGGGTTACGAGAAACAGAAGTTAATGGGAGCTATGCCCTAATTTTAGAATTTGATTCACAGCTAATACCAATTGATGTATGGCAAAAAAAGCATGAAAAAATGACCAATTATTTTGGTCCTGGATTGGAAATTCAAATAACGCAGCCATCTGAAAATACAATTGAGCTAGCGCTAATCAATACTCAAAAAGAATCACTAGTCAGTAGTCAATAG
- a CDS encoding response regulator: protein MLMLSCELSTLRVLVVDDHELTRLTLQLVFSCQENIQVVGLASNGEEAIEMVKRCHPDVIVLDLQMPVMDGWSASCQIKAISPNTQILAYSSVEDVNFHGTKAMSNFDDVCKKDVPTSELIALVRQLGQRAGDGSVAG from the coding sequence ATGTTAATGTTATCCTGCGAGCTTTCTACCTTGCGTGTTTTAGTAGTTGATGACCATGAACTGACTCGCTTAACCTTACAGTTGGTTTTTTCTTGCCAGGAAAATATTCAAGTAGTAGGTTTAGCCAGTAATGGCGAAGAAGCTATAGAAATGGTTAAACGTTGCCATCCTGACGTAATTGTTCTAGATTTACAGATGCCAGTCATGGATGGGTGGAGTGCGTCTTGTCAGATTAAAGCTATATCTCCGAACACCCAGATACTTGCTTACTCATCAGTGGAAGACGTAAATTTTCACGGTACAAAGGCAATGTCTAACTTTGACGACGTTTGCAAGAAAGATGTCCCTACAAGCGAACTTATTGCCTTAGTTAGGCAGCTGGGTCAGCGTGCAGGAGATGGTTCAGTGGCAGGGTAA
- the ppk1 gene encoding polyphosphate kinase 1, which translates to MAKSKKSATPINLSDPQYYLNRELSWLEFNARVLHEACDDRTPLLERLKFLAIFNSNLDEFFMVRVAGLKQQVEAKVSLLTPDARTPQQQLDDIRSTLTPHFQKQHQHFEEVLRSLLVNNGIHILNYIDLNQKQRTHLNSYFEEQVFPVLTPLAVDPSHPFPFISNLSLNLAVVVKNPDTEEEFFARIKVPSVLPRFLPIPPELGDQNSEKPAHWTGVPLEQAIAHNLESLFPGMNIQEYHPFRITRDADLVLEEDEADDLLLAIEQELRKRRLGGSPVRLEIQSQTPEIVRSRLLHDLELTESDVYEVDGLLGLRDLMYFMALPLPELKDPPRQSVVPVRLQRLREPSLNPDVLETDEGKDFFAVIREKDLLVHHPYQSFSATVVRFITHAAYDPNVLAIKMTLYRTSGDSPIVNALIAAAENGKQVSVLVELKARFDEENNIYWAKRLERVGVHVVYGLVGLKTHSKTVMVVRREKDRILRYVHIGTGNYNQKTARLYTDLGLFSCREELGADITDLFNFLTGYSLQKSYRELLVAPVNMRDRFLALIRREIENVQNGFSGRIVAKMNALVDPEIIGTLYEASRAGVEIDLIVRGVCCLRPGIKDISENIRIISIIGRFLEHSRIYYFHNNTQEEIYIGSADWMRRNLDRRVEVITPVKDPDIAKDLQEIMGIMLADNRQAWELQADGTYIQRRPYDDSPEANSQKILMNMALRSTGVVPT; encoded by the coding sequence ATGGCAAAATCTAAGAAAAGCGCTACCCCCATCAATCTCAGCGATCCACAATATTATCTTAACCGGGAGTTAAGCTGGTTAGAATTTAATGCCAGAGTTTTACATGAAGCCTGTGACGATCGCACGCCTCTTCTGGAACGCCTCAAGTTTTTGGCAATATTTAACTCTAATTTGGATGAGTTTTTCATGGTACGCGTTGCTGGTTTAAAGCAACAAGTAGAGGCAAAAGTTAGCCTGTTAACTCCCGATGCTCGCACACCACAACAACAACTAGACGATATTAGGTCTACCCTGACTCCCCACTTTCAGAAACAGCACCAACATTTTGAGGAAGTACTTCGTTCTTTACTAGTAAATAATGGCATTCATATTCTGAATTACATAGATTTGAATCAAAAGCAGCGGACTCATCTCAACAGCTATTTTGAGGAACAAGTCTTTCCAGTTTTGACTCCTCTGGCTGTCGATCCCAGTCATCCCTTTCCTTTTATTTCTAATCTCAGTCTGAATCTGGCTGTTGTGGTCAAGAACCCAGATACTGAAGAAGAATTCTTTGCCAGAATCAAAGTCCCTAGTGTTCTACCACGATTTTTACCGATACCGCCGGAGTTGGGAGATCAGAACAGCGAAAAACCTGCCCACTGGACTGGAGTACCTTTAGAACAAGCGATCGCTCATAACTTGGAATCTTTATTTCCAGGGATGAACATTCAAGAATATCATCCGTTCCGCATTACCCGTGATGCCGATTTAGTCTTAGAAGAAGATGAAGCAGATGATTTGTTGTTAGCTATCGAACAGGAATTGCGAAAACGGCGGCTGGGTGGGAGTCCAGTCCGGCTAGAAATTCAATCCCAGACTCCTGAAATAGTGCGATCGCGATTATTGCATGATTTGGAATTAACAGAAAGTGATGTTTACGAGGTAGACGGACTTTTGGGATTGCGGGATTTGATGTATTTTATGGCCTTGCCACTGCCAGAACTCAAAGATCCACCACGCCAATCTGTTGTACCAGTACGCCTGCAAAGGCTGAGGGAACCGAGTTTAAACCCAGATGTTCTAGAAACGGACGAAGGAAAAGACTTTTTTGCTGTGATTCGGGAAAAGGATTTGCTAGTACACCATCCCTATCAATCCTTTTCAGCTACAGTGGTACGCTTTATTACCCATGCTGCCTACGATCCGAATGTGTTAGCCATCAAAATGACTCTTTACCGGACTTCTGGTGACTCGCCCATCGTCAACGCCTTAATTGCTGCTGCCGAAAATGGCAAGCAGGTATCTGTGTTAGTGGAATTAAAGGCGCGGTTTGATGAGGAGAATAATATTTACTGGGCAAAACGACTAGAAAGAGTTGGAGTTCATGTCGTCTATGGTTTAGTCGGGCTAAAAACCCATAGTAAAACTGTCATGGTGGTACGGCGGGAAAAAGACCGGATACTTCGCTACGTGCATATTGGCACAGGTAACTATAACCAGAAAACGGCACGGCTGTATACAGATTTGGGATTGTTTAGTTGCCGTGAAGAATTGGGTGCTGACATCACAGATTTATTTAATTTCTTAACCGGATACTCCCTGCAAAAGTCTTATCGAGAGTTGCTGGTTGCGCCTGTGAATATGCGCGATCGCTTTTTAGCACTAATCCGCCGCGAAATTGAAAATGTTCAAAATGGATTTTCTGGACGCATTGTTGCCAAAATGAATGCCCTAGTCGATCCAGAAATTATCGGCACTTTATACGAAGCTTCCCGCGCCGGAGTGGAAATCGATTTAATTGTCAGGGGTGTTTGTTGTTTACGCCCAGGAATCAAAGACATTAGTGAAAACATTCGCATCATCAGCATTATCGGTCGCTTTTTAGAACACTCTCGGATTTATTATTTTCATAACAATACACAAGAGGAAATCTATATCGGCAGTGCTGACTGGATGCGCCGCAACTTGGATCGCCGAGTCGAAGTAATTACCCCAGTAAAAGACCCAGATATTGCTAAAGATTTGCAAGAAATTATGGGAATTATGCTCGCAGATAATCGCCAAGCTTGGGAATTACAAGCTGATGGTACTTACATTCAACGGCGTCCTTATGATGATTCTCCAGAAGCTAATTCACAAAAAATTCTCATGAACATGGCATTACGCTCAACTGGTGTAGTCCCAACCTGA
- a CDS encoding GAF domain-containing protein: protein MEPRHIDTEVTRLEALRQYQILDTEPEEAYDNLAQLAAFICGTPISLVNFIDENRQWFKAKIGLDVSEMPRNVGLSYLCQEQRNVVVISDTLADEKLASNPVVTGYPYIRFYAGVALITPKGDMLGTLCAIDQVPRQLSQKQVEALVGLSRLVIAQLELRRHVIEVSKVTEKLVAHEQAACAQSEATKTRITNLLESITDGFFALDQKWQFTYINGQAEQLLQKTRNELLGKNIWEMFPEIIGTTFDCEYHRAILEQVSVEFEEFYLPQQQWLKVHAYPAKDGLSVYFQNVTERRKTAEALRESEERWQLALNGNNDGIWDWNLKTNEVFFSTRWKEMLGYKDHEVSNRWDEWTKRIHPDEQDWVLQAFQDHFATKTPFYVCEYRVQCQDGSYKWILDRGQALWDTLGDIVRMVGSYTDITDRKRADEELKRQNLRSQLFAEITLKIRESLQIDEILKTSVTEVQKLLQADRVLIFRLEIDGSGTVVQEAVLPGWPVILGENIFDSCFKEEYIERYRQGRVSVMEDIEAAHIQPCHRKFLQQFAVRANLVVPILVRDGIWGLLLAHQCAAPRQWNQFETDLLQQLANQIGIALSQAQLLEKETQQSQELTRSNAELEQFAYVASHDLQEPLRMVTSYLQLLERRYKNKLDANADQFITYAVNGASRMQTLINDLLNYSRVSTRGQPFVPVDCSAVLEQVLANLQLAIADSKAVVTHDTLPQIMADATQLTQVFQNLIANAIKFCQNQQPRIHIGVARGDTNINGESLNVIPSADEWLFWVRDNAIGLESQYAERIFIIFQRLHGRGKYPGTGIGLAICKKIIERHGGQIWVESKPGQGSTFYFTIPDRALKQSSTL, encoded by the coding sequence ATGGAACCTAGACATATTGATACAGAAGTAACAAGGTTAGAAGCCCTCCGCCAGTATCAAATTCTTGACACCGAACCCGAAGAAGCTTACGACAATCTTGCTCAGTTAGCGGCATTTATTTGTGGCACTCCCATATCATTGGTAAATTTTATTGATGAAAACCGTCAATGGTTTAAGGCAAAAATAGGTTTAGATGTATCAGAAATGCCCCGGAATGTTGGATTATCTTATCTTTGCCAAGAGCAGCGTAATGTTGTGGTGATTTCTGATACCCTAGCTGATGAGAAGTTGGCAAGTAATCCGGTAGTAACTGGCTATCCATATATACGGTTTTATGCAGGTGTAGCCTTAATTACTCCGAAGGGAGATATGTTGGGAACTCTATGTGCAATTGACCAAGTTCCACGACAATTAAGCCAAAAACAAGTGGAGGCGTTGGTGGGTTTGAGTCGCCTGGTAATCGCCCAACTAGAACTCAGGCGTCATGTAATTGAGGTATCTAAAGTTACTGAAAAACTAGTGGCACACGAGCAAGCAGCCTGCGCCCAATCTGAAGCCACCAAAACCCGCATCACCAATCTTCTCGAAAGTATCACTGATGGTTTTTTTGCCCTGGATCAAAAGTGGCAATTTACTTATATTAATGGTCAAGCAGAACAGCTATTACAAAAAACTCGCAATGAGCTTTTGGGTAAAAACATCTGGGAGATGTTTCCAGAAATTATTGGCACAACATTTGATTGTGAATATCACAGGGCAATCTTAGAACAGGTTAGTGTCGAATTTGAGGAGTTCTATCTGCCACAGCAGCAGTGGCTTAAAGTTCATGCCTATCCGGCAAAAGACGGCTTGTCTGTTTATTTCCAAAACGTTACTGAACGACGAAAAACAGCAGAAGCACTACGAGAAAGTGAAGAACGTTGGCAATTAGCATTAAATGGTAATAATGATGGTATTTGGGATTGGAACCTCAAGACTAATGAAGTGTTCTTCTCAACTCGATGGAAGGAAATGCTCGGCTATAAAGACCACGAAGTTTCCAACCGTTGGGATGAATGGACAAAACGAATCCATCCCGATGAGCAAGATTGGGTACTTCAGGCTTTCCAAGACCACTTTGCCACGAAAACACCATTTTACGTCTGCGAATATCGAGTCCAGTGCCAAGATGGCAGCTATAAATGGATTCTAGATCGAGGACAGGCACTTTGGGACACATTGGGTGATATAGTGCGGATGGTTGGTTCTTATACTGATATCACAGATCGCAAACGGGCAGATGAAGAATTAAAGCGGCAAAATCTGCGATCGCAACTATTTGCCGAAATCACCCTGAAAATTCGAGAATCTTTACAAATAGATGAAATTCTTAAAACCAGTGTCACAGAGGTACAAAAACTACTACAAGCTGACCGGGTGTTAATTTTTCGACTGGAAATTGACGGTTCCGGAACAGTGGTACAAGAGGCAGTACTGCCTGGTTGGCCGGTAATTCTCGGAGAAAATATTTTTGACTCCTGCTTTAAAGAGGAGTATATAGAAAGATATCGCCAGGGAAGAGTAAGTGTCATGGAAGATATTGAAGCTGCTCATATCCAACCATGCCATCGAAAATTTCTTCAGCAGTTTGCTGTCAGGGCTAATCTCGTAGTGCCGATTCTTGTCAGGGACGGTATTTGGGGCTTATTGCTAGCTCATCAGTGTGCCGCACCTCGACAGTGGAATCAGTTTGAAACAGATTTGTTACAGCAATTAGCTAACCAAATTGGGATTGCTTTATCTCAAGCGCAACTATTAGAAAAAGAAACCCAGCAAAGTCAGGAACTTACTCGTTCTAATGCAGAATTAGAACAGTTTGCCTACGTGGCTTCCCATGATTTGCAAGAGCCATTGCGGATGGTAACTAGTTATTTACAGCTGCTGGAGCGGAGATACAAAAACAAACTCGATGCCAATGCGGATCAGTTTATCACTTACGCAGTAAATGGGGCCAGCCGAATGCAAACCCTAATCAACGATCTATTGAACTATTCCCGTGTCAGCACCCGTGGACAGCCTTTTGTACCAGTTGATTGTAGTGCCGTCTTAGAGCAGGTGCTTGCTAATCTCCAACTAGCGATCGCGGATAGTAAAGCAGTTGTCACTCATGACACTCTACCTCAAATAATGGCTGATGCTACCCAACTGACACAAGTATTTCAAAACCTAATCGCCAACGCGATTAAATTTTGCCAGAATCAGCAGCCACGAATTCACATCGGAGTAGCCAGGGGAGATACAAATATAAATGGGGAAAGTTTAAATGTTATCCCGTCGGCAGATGAATGGTTATTTTGGGTGCGCGATAATGCGATTGGTTTGGAATCCCAGTATGCAGAACGAATTTTTATAATTTTTCAGCGCTTGCATGGTAGAGGCAAGTATCCAGGTACTGGAATTGGTCTGGCAATTTGTAAGAAAATTATAGAACGCCACGGCGGCCAGATCTGGGTTGAGTCAAAACCGGGTCAAGGCTCGACTTTCTACTTCACAATTCCAGATAGAGCTCTTAAGCAATCGTCAACACTATAA
- a CDS encoding response regulator produces the protein MPIEVLLVEDNPGDAQLTRIALEDSKISIHLNVVEDGVEAMAFLRKQEKYVKAAHPDIVLLDFNLPRKDGREVLAEIKADENLKRIPVVVLTTSQAQEDILKAYNLSANCYITKPVDFDQFVKIVQSIENFWFAIVKLPPE, from the coding sequence ATGCCTATTGAGGTTTTGTTGGTAGAGGACAATCCTGGCGATGCCCAACTCACACGCATCGCCCTGGAAGATAGCAAAATCTCGATTCACCTGAATGTGGTCGAAGATGGTGTAGAGGCAATGGCATTCTTGCGAAAACAGGAAAAATATGTCAAAGCAGCCCATCCAGATATTGTGTTGCTCGATTTCAACCTGCCCAGAAAAGATGGGCGAGAAGTACTGGCAGAAATTAAAGCAGATGAAAACCTCAAAAGAATTCCTGTAGTCGTCCTCACGACTTCCCAAGCTCAAGAAGACATCCTCAAAGCTTATAATTTATCTGCAAACTGTTACATAACTAAGCCAGTAGATTTCGATCAATTCGTTAAAATTGTCCAATCAATAGAAAATTTTTGGTTTGCGATCGTAAAACTGCCACCGGAGTAA